The DNA region GTTGTGGTCTTTCCGACGGCTTTTGGACCGTCAATGGCGATGGCAGGGACGTCGTCGAAGAGTTCGTCGAGCTCGGTGTCGACGGTGCGTCGGAGGTAGGCCATACGTCGATCATAGGACGACCGACAATCGAATCAGGCAAGTAGCAGGGTTTCTGTCAGGCAAACAGCAGCATCTGAATCAGGCAAGTAGCAGGGTCGCAAGGCGCTGGAGCATGAACCCCGTCGGACGGGCAGTGCGGATCACGCCATGCTGTGCTCGGCCACGGGACTGTGCTCGGCCACGGGCAACGTCATTGCTTGGCGTAGCGGCGCCAGCACGGCTGAAGACAGCCACCGGTGATCAGGGTGGCCCCCAACAGCGCGAGCGGTGTCCACGGTAGGGCAGTGCTGCCCGGTTCCGAGTAGTCGATCATGTCGAGGACGCGGTTCAATGTCGTCAGTGAGCCCCAGGTGATGAGGGCCCCACGATGATGAGGGGCATTCCCATGACCGGATGGCTCAGGGGGTTCATGGGGTCACCGTCCTTTCGTCGCCGGGGTTGCATGCTGCCAGAACCGTTCTGGCATAGCCGACATCTGGTCGCCACGCCTCAAGATTCCATGGATTCTTCCAGTATCCGACGGTTGCCAGATGGCACACGAGCTGGTTGCGGAACTTTCGGCCGTGCACCGAGGACGGTGACTTGCGTTCGTACTCCTGGTAGACCTTGTCCCCGCTGATCTGGGGGTGCAGCCTCATGGAAGGACGGAATCCCTCCCTGCGAAGGTGGACGTGGGCGCGAAGGCCTTGGTTGGTCTGCTCCACGACGATGTGATCGATGACGTTCGTCTCTGCGCCGATTGCCGCATGGCCGGTGTGGCGGGTGGACGACGGTGTGGCTGCTGAAGGAGTGGGGGAAACGGCTGCGTGAGCTGGGGAAACAGATGTGATCGTAGGGGTGACAGCACATGTGGTGACGACTGCCAGGAGAAGCGCCTTCTTCATGGGATTCCTTTGCTGGCATGGGTGGCACTACGAGCAGGGTAACCGTGCATCCGCCAGTGCACCGAACAGTGTCACGTGCAGAGACGGGGTGCGGAACACTCCATCGGCAAGCGTCATCAGTGCCGCTTCGTACCCAGTGCTCGTGGCCGGTCGTCCACAGGCCAGCTCGGGTATGGAAAAGCCGGTGACAGAAGCTTTTCCGTCACCGGCCTGTGATCGCTGTGCGCGAGAGAGGAGTTGAACCTCCACGCCCCGAAGGGCACTGGCACCTGAAGCCAGCGCGTCTGCCATTCCGCCACTCGCGCATCGGGGTCGTAAGAACCCAACTCGAGAAGACTAGCACAGAGATGACTGCAGTGGAAAATCGAGGCAGGACTGCGTCACCGGTACCCGGATTTACGTCACTTGGCTCGTCTCCGACGTCGTTGCCGGTCCCTGTGCGGTCGCCCCCCATGCGGTCGTGCGGGGCGTCGGGTACCCCGTGGTGGTGTGCCGTGTGTGGTTCCTCGGCGGCGCGCTGCGCGAACTTTCCCTCGGCCCAGGACGGCTCCGATGAGGACTCCCACCAGCACGCCGCCAACGATGGCGAGAATCTGCCACGGCCCCCATGCCCTCGGTGGTTCCTGGTCGGCGTGGGGCACCGGCGCGCCCTGGGAGTCTGCGGTGCCGATCGTGTTCATGCGTGCCGCGATGGCGTTGAGGGATTCCGGCATGACGTCGGGGTTGTATCCGTGATGTACCTGCGAGCCCGCTGACAGGGCGTCCTGCCAGGTCTGCTTCATGGTGATGATCTTCTCGACGTAGCCCGATGAGTCGCAGACGATGTCGTCCTTGAGGCACACGGAGTACGTCTGTGGGTACGCCTCCGACGTGATCTGAGGTTGGGCCTCGTCAAGATCCTTGCGCAGGGCGGCGGTGTCGATGTTGCCGGAGTGCAGGTCGATCGTCGTCTGCACCAAGGACTGCACACGTTCCTGGGGATTGGGGCCGGCCTTGCGCGCCTGACCACGCAGGTAGTGCAGCAAGGCTGCCATGCCGATGCCGGACAGGTCGGCGGTGCCGTCAAGGCTCTGGACGTGCTGGGTGGGGTAGCGGTCCGGGTTGCCCATGAGCAGGGCCCCGGCCAGCCTGTTGGGCACGCTGGTGCGTCCCAGCGCCTCGGTGATGGCCTGGGCACCCTGGGAATAGCCGGCAAGCACCGTCCACTCCTTGGGGCAGCGTCTGCCCTCCGAATCGAGCAGGTCGGAGAGCTTGTCGGCTCCCTCGGTGGCCGAGTCGAAGTACTTGGTCGACGGGAACTCGTCATCGAGCAGCAGGTTGGTGAACGACTCGTCGGCCAAGGTGTGCGGATCGGTGGCAGGGTAGTCCAACCACACCTCGCGCACGCTCCCGTGCCCCTTCCACCTGGCGGCAAGGGCGTCTCGGGCCTTGGAGACGGTAGTGCCGTAGGGGGCCTTCTCGCCGGACCCCCGCACCCCGACGAAGAGCAGCGATGCACATGGTTGGCTGCTGGCCTTGGTGGAGGGAACCGGTTTGCCCGCCCACCTGGCTGAGGCAGATGCCTCGTCCGTGTCGGACGACTCCGGTGCGTGGACGGTACCTGGCAGATGGGAGTCGGCTGCCGCCACGCCCACTGCCTTGGTGACGCGCGCCCCGGGGGTGAGTACCGCGTCGGCCTGCGCGGCCGGTGAGCAGAACATCGTCATGATCATGGCCATGACGACGCCCAACACGCCCCTCGCCCCGCTGCGGTTCATGACTGTCTGCTCATGGCCGGTGACTCCTCGTTCTGTTCCTGATGCTCCTGCCGATCCTGGTGTTCCTGCCGAACTTGGCCCCCGGCTCTCCGAGAGCCTCGCCGACACGCACAGGGATGAACGGTTCAGCCCTGCTGGAAGGTGCCCATGATCGAGGCGGAGTCCAAGGCGCTGGTGTGGATGGCGAACCTGGCCTGGACGTTGGCCGCCCCCTGCGGAGCCTCGAGGGTCTCGGTGGGCAGGGCGTGGACGGTGAAGACGTAGCGGTGCGCCGGACCTGCTGGCGGGTTGGGGCCACCGTATCCCGGCTCCTGGTAGTCGGAGTCGAACTCGCGCACTCCCTGTGGCAGTGGGCCGCCGGCATCGATGTGGGTGACGTCGGCCGGGATGTCTGCCGCGATCCAGTGCCAGAATCCCGACCCGGTGGGGGCATCGGGGTCGTAGCAGGTGATGGCGTAGGACTTGGTGCCCTCCGGGCCTGGGGTCCAGGAAAGCTCCGGCACGACATTCTCACCGCCTGCCCCGGAATGGGCGTAGCGCAGGGGGATCGCAGCTCCCTGCTCGAACGACGTGGTCTCAAGTTTCATGGTCGCTCCTTCTGGTTGTCGCGTGATGGCTCCAAGTGTCTGGTTCCATTGTGCAACGATGACGAGCCGGGCTGGGGAAGGGTGTGCACGGACGCCTCAGCCGGCCGGACGGGGTTCGGGGATCCATTCTGCGGGCCGAGCTCACGCCGGGCAGGACCCAGGGGCTCAATCGACGGGCAAGGCCCAGGGCTCGGGACGGGCAAGGCCCGGGGCTCAATCGAGTCGGGTGAAGGCCCGGGTGCGGACGACGAGTTCGCCCGCCTCGTCGCACTCGTCCAGGTCCACGGTGGCAGCGATGGACCAGTCGTGGTCGCCGTCGGGATCGTTGATGATCTGACGCACCGTCCACAGCCGCCCCCTCCTGGACTCCTCGACGACGAAGAATGCCGGGCTGCGGGCGTCCGGTCCGTCGTCGATCTCGTCGAACTCGTCCCAGTAGTCGCCCAGGGCGTCCTCCCAGAAGTCGCTCGTCATGGCCGAACCGGTCGGTTCCAGGGCAGCCAAGGCCTCGAAGTCGTCGTCGGCGGCAAGGATCACCCTGCGGAACATGGCATTGCGCACCGCCACCCGGAACGCCCGCGTGTTGGAGGTGAAGGTGTGCACCGGACGTGCCTCTTGGTTCCCGGTTCCTGGTTCGTTCGCGGTCTCGGGATTGGTGAGGGCCTCCCACTCGTCAATGAGGGAGGAGTCCGTGGAGCGTACGACCTCACCCAGCCACGAGATGACGTCCGCCAGCTCCTCGGTACGTTCGGCCTCCGGGACCGTCTGGCGCAGGGCACGGTAGGCGTCGGTGAGGTAGCGCAGCACGAGCCCCTCGGAGCGTTGCACCTTGTAGAACGCGCAGAACTCGCCAAAGGTCATGGCCCGTTCGTACATGTCGCGCACCACGGACTTGGGGGCCAGGGCATCGGGGGACACCCACGGGTGGCTCGGTGCGAAGATCTCGAAAAGTGCCTCGAGCATCTCTGCAAGCGGTTGGGGCCACTCCACGTCCTCGACGGCGTCCATGCGATCCTGGTAGTCGTAGCCCTCGGCCTTCATGGCTGCGATCTTCTCGCCGCGAGCATGGCTCTGCTCGGCGTAGAGCACGGCCATGGGGTTGTCCAGGGTGGCCTCGATGACGCTGACGACGTCCATGGCATGGGTGGGCGATTCGGGGTCCAGGGTGGCGATGGCCTCGGCGGCGAACCCCGACAGCGGCTGATTGAGGGCGAAGTCGTCCTGCAGGGCCTCGTTCATGGCGTACTTGCGCCCACCCGGGGTCGGCTCGGGCAGCCGGTGCACCACCTGGGAGCGCAGCAGACCCGCCCCGATCTGGACACCCCGCCGGTACAGCCGACGCCGCCGCGCCGGGTTGGTGATCGCAGCGTCGATGATGTGCTGGATGGCCGTGACGGTGTCCTCGTCACGTTGCAGCACGTTGAGCACCATCGCATCGGTGACGCGCATGGTGGCGTGCAGCGTCTCCGGGGTGGAGGTGATGAGTTTGTCGAAGGTCTCCTCGGTGTAGTCGACGTATCCTTCCGGAGGCTTCTTGCGCTGCACCTTGCGTTTCTTCTTCGGGTCGTCGCCGGCCTTGGCCAGGGCCTTCGCATTGGCGACGACGTGCTCGGGGGCTTGGGCGACGACGTATCCGACGGTGTCGAAGCCGGCTCGTCCGGCGCGTCCGGCGATCTGGTGGAACTCGCGAGACTTGAGCACCCGGTTCCTGTGGCCGTCGAATTTCGTCAGCGCGGTGAACATGACGGTGCGAATGGGCACATTGATGCCCACCCCCAGGGTGTCCGTGCCACAGATCACCTTGAGCAGGCCGCGTTGGGCCAGCGATTCCACGAGGCGACGGTACTTGGGCAGCATTCCGGCGTGGTGCACGCCGATACCAGCGGTGAGGTACTTGCGGATCGTCGTGCCGAAGCCTCGTGAGAACGGGAATCCCTTGAGTTCATCGGCAATCTGGTGGCGTTCCTCGGTGGACAACAGCTTGATCGAGGTGAGCGACTGGGCACGTTCCACGGCCTGCTTCTGGGAGGGGTGGACGATGTAGATCGGTGCCTTGCCGTCCTCGACGAGGTCGGCGATGGTGTCGTGGTCGGCCTTCATCGACCATTCGTACATCAGCGGTACCGGGCGAGTTGCTCCCGAGACCACCTCGACGTCACGGCCGATCTGCTCCTCCAGCGTGGTCGTGAGCCAGCTGACGTCTCCCAGGGTGGCACTCATGATGATCATCTGGGCCTGGGGAAGTTCGGAGAGGGGCACCTGCCAGGCCCAGCCGCGATCCGGGTCGGCGATGAAGTGGAACTCGTCCATGATCACCTGGTCCACCTGGGCGTGTGACCCCTCGCGCAGTGCGATGTTCGCCAAGATCTCCGCGGTGCAGCAGATGATGGGGGCGGACGCGTTGACCGAGGCGTCACCGGTGACCATCCCCACGTTCTGCGCCCCGAACATCTCGCACAGGGCGAAGAACTTCTCCGAGACGAGGGCCTTGATCGGGGCGGTGTAGTACGTGCGCCCGCCTCCGCCGACGCAGGCGAACTGGCAGGCCGCGGCGATGAGCGACTTGCCGGAGCCGGTCGGGGTGGTGACGACGACGTGCGCCCCGGTGAGCATCTGGTAGATGGCCTCCTCCTGGTGCTCGTACAGGCTCAGCCCATCCTTGGCGACGGCTCGCTCGATGTGGTCGATGACCATGTCGGGATCGATGGGGCGCGCCCCCGGCCACTGCCAGTCTCGCGGCCGCTCGGCGCGGTCGTCGGTGACGGGTTCCCGGCCATCGATGAGGTCTTCCAGGGCATCTTCCAGTCGCACGTCGTCCTCCACTGATCGGGGACTCCAACCTATCGAACTGGCATGATGTTCACATGACCAACGATCCTGCCCAGCCCGGTGACGCCCGCCTCGAGTTTCCCGCAGAGGTTGCCCGGGGGCGGCTCATCGCGGTACTGCCCTCAGCGCCGGCGAGCAGTCTCATGGCCCCGGTCGAGGTGATGATCCAGGAGAGGATTCGTGCGTTCAGCCTGCCGGCACACGACGTCGAGCTGCGCCGAGCACTGCTGCTGATCTTCGGGGTCCGTGCGTGTTTCGGGGTGCATGGCCACCTCGAGGCGCAGGAGGCGGCCGAACTGGCTGACGACGGGCAGTGCCGGGTGGGTTTCGTGCTGGGAAGTGGTCTGGACGACGAGACCATCGCCAGTCTGCACGAGGCTGGCGTCCCGGTGGCCGACGATGCCCTCACCCCCGGTGAGGTACGGCACACCTGGGCACGTGGTCTTGACGCCGTCCAGGTGATACCGGCGGACATGGCCTCGGCCTCCTACGGGCAGACACTGGGCGAGCTCGCGCCGGGGGTCCCTGTTATAGCCCGTGGCGGTGTCGGCAGCTACGCCGTACGACGATGGCTGGAGTCTGGGGCGTTGGCGGTCTGTGGTGACGACTCCCTCGTCGGCGACGTCGTCGAGGACGCCAACATGAATGCGCTGCGGGAACGCTGCCGGGGGTTGCGCGCCGTCGTCGACGACGTCGAGGCGTGATCGTCTCCCGAACGGCCCCGGGACCCTCTCGTTCCGTCGTCACACTCACCGTGAAAGTCCCCTGACAGTTCGGGCACACACGGCACTCCCACTCCCGTCGCCACGTTCGTCGTCCACTCCGGAACATGGTTGCTCCCAGACCTCTGCGTGGAAGGTTGTGTGACGGCAGACCACATCCATTCCACCGACCAACTACGCTGGGTGCCATGCAGACACCGGTTGATGCCACCAACACTCCTGCCTGGGCCACACTTGCCCACCTCCAGTCCACCCTCATCGATGGTCCGCACGTCATGCGTCGGTGGTTCGACGCCGACCCGACGCGTGCCGAGCGGTTCAGCCTGGACGCGGCCGACCTGCACGTCGACCTGTCCAAGAACCTGCTCACCGACGAGGTGCGTGACGCCCTGCTCGAGCTCGCCGAACAGACC from Cutibacterium granulosum includes:
- a CDS encoding DUF2599 domain-containing protein, with amino-acid sequence MKKALLLAVVTTCAVTPTITSVSPAHAAVSPTPSAATPSSTRHTGHAAIGAETNVIDHIVVEQTNQGLRAHVHLRREGFRPSMRLHPQISGDKVYQEYERKSPSSVHGRKFRNQLVCHLATVGYWKNPWNLEAWRPDVGYARTVLAACNPGDERTVTP
- a CDS encoding cutinase family protein; translation: MNRSGARGVLGVVMAMIMTMFCSPAAQADAVLTPGARVTKAVGVAAADSHLPGTVHAPESSDTDEASASARWAGKPVPSTKASSQPCASLLFVGVRGSGEKAPYGTTVSKARDALAARWKGHGSVREVWLDYPATDPHTLADESFTNLLLDDEFPSTKYFDSATEGADKLSDLLDSEGRRCPKEWTVLAGYSQGAQAITEALGRTSVPNRLAGALLMGNPDRYPTQHVQSLDGTADLSGIGMAALLHYLRGQARKAGPNPQERVQSLVQTTIDLHSGNIDTAALRKDLDEAQPQITSEAYPQTYSVCLKDDIVCDSSGYVEKIITMKQTWQDALSAGSQVHHGYNPDVMPESLNAIAARMNTIGTADSQGAPVPHADQEPPRAWGPWQILAIVGGVLVGVLIGAVLGRGKVRAARRRGTTHGTPPRGTRRPARPHGGRPHRDRQRRRRRAK
- a CDS encoding YbhB/YbcL family Raf kinase inhibitor-like protein, which translates into the protein MKLETTSFEQGAAIPLRYAHSGAGGENVVPELSWTPGPEGTKSYAITCYDPDAPTGSGFWHWIAADIPADVTHIDAGGPLPQGVREFDSDYQEPGYGGPNPPAGPAHRYVFTVHALPTETLEAPQGAANVQARFAIHTSALDSASIMGTFQQG
- a CDS encoding DEAD/DEAH box helicase; the protein is MRLEDALEDLIDGREPVTDDRAERPRDWQWPGARPIDPDMVIDHIERAVAKDGLSLYEHQEEAIYQMLTGAHVVVTTPTGSGKSLIAAACQFACVGGGGRTYYTAPIKALVSEKFFALCEMFGAQNVGMVTGDASVNASAPIICCTAEILANIALREGSHAQVDQVIMDEFHFIADPDRGWAWQVPLSELPQAQMIIMSATLGDVSWLTTTLEEQIGRDVEVVSGATRPVPLMYEWSMKADHDTIADLVEDGKAPIYIVHPSQKQAVERAQSLTSIKLLSTEERHQIADELKGFPFSRGFGTTIRKYLTAGIGVHHAGMLPKYRRLVESLAQRGLLKVICGTDTLGVGINVPIRTVMFTALTKFDGHRNRVLKSREFHQIAGRAGRAGFDTVGYVVAQAPEHVVANAKALAKAGDDPKKKRKVQRKKPPEGYVDYTEETFDKLITSTPETLHATMRVTDAMVLNVLQRDEDTVTAIQHIIDAAITNPARRRRLYRRGVQIGAGLLRSQVVHRLPEPTPGGRKYAMNEALQDDFALNQPLSGFAAEAIATLDPESPTHAMDVVSVIEATLDNPMAVLYAEQSHARGEKIAAMKAEGYDYQDRMDAVEDVEWPQPLAEMLEALFEIFAPSHPWVSPDALAPKSVVRDMYERAMTFGEFCAFYKVQRSEGLVLRYLTDAYRALRQTVPEAERTEELADVISWLGEVVRSTDSSLIDEWEALTNPETANEPGTGNQEARPVHTFTSNTRAFRVAVRNAMFRRVILAADDDFEALAALEPTGSAMTSDFWEDALGDYWDEFDEIDDGPDARSPAFFVVEESRRGRLWTVRQIINDPDGDHDWSIAATVDLDECDEAGELVVRTRAFTRLD
- a CDS encoding bifunctional 4-hydroxy-2-oxoglutarate aldolase/2-dehydro-3-deoxy-phosphogluconate aldolase, giving the protein MTNDPAQPGDARLEFPAEVARGRLIAVLPSAPASSLMAPVEVMIQERIRAFSLPAHDVELRRALLLIFGVRACFGVHGHLEAQEAAELADDGQCRVGFVLGSGLDDETIASLHEAGVPVADDALTPGEVRHTWARGLDAVQVIPADMASASYGQTLGELAPGVPVIARGGVGSYAVRRWLESGALAVCGDDSLVGDVVEDANMNALRERCRGLRAVVDDVEA